ATGCCGCACCTCGATCGGTGATCCAACACTCATTTCAGGCATGTGGAACACGACGGTTTCATCCCGCAGCGGCTTTCTTTCGACAAAGAATGACCAGCTGTATTCCCCTGACTTTAACCGTTTCAGTGATTTCGTTGGATCTCCCCACTTGTAACTTTCAATTCTTTCGACCAGATCGTCGAACACCGTTTCGTCTCCAAGCTGTGCGCGCACCATCCATGCAGGTCGAGCAAGCCGGTAGTCTTGAACATTCCTTAGAGTTTTCAGGAATAACTGGATGACATCCTCGTCGATTTATTCACGTTGAACTTCTTC
This DNA window, taken from Thalassoglobus sp. JC818, encodes the following:
- a CDS encoding biotin/lipoyl-containing protein; translation: MVRAQLGDETVFDDLVERIESYKWGDPTKSLKRLKSGEYSWSFFVERKPLRDETVVFHMPEMSVGSPIEVRHQPVQSGDWLTRGITTLLELENEECIIELPVEKSGVLSEWIVKVGDTVQVGDPLCKFYPHVD